The Mycolicibacterium aichiense region CGGCGGGGATTGAGATGCTGCGTGGTCATGTGAGCCTGCCCTTCAGTCAATGGTGTTGTTTCTCAACGGTCCTGGTCGTTCAGGCCGCCCTGGTAGGCAGGCCGGTGTCGGTGCACATCGCCTTGGACCCGCTGCTGCCGCCGGTGGCAGTGCCGGCACCGGCCCCGCCGCGGGTGTTGGCGCCGCCGCGCTCAGCGTTGCTATCGGTGTTGCCGCCGCTGCCTGAATCGGAGCCGTGGTCGTGGCCGGGATGCGCGGCCGCATGTCCCGCCAGAGCGGCGCTGAATGTGAGCGTTCCGGCGGCTAGGAAGGCGCCCAGGAGTCGCGGCATCCGACGGTGTTTTCTGACCTTCATTCATCTCTCCCGTTGTTGTGGACCCCGATCTACTACGGGCTGTAGTAATCGAGGGCATAGCGGTGCCCGGGGTGGGCCTGCTGACCCTGCTTTTCGTCAGCTGGGTGCGAGCCCCGAAACCATCGCCGTGGAGCTAGATCTCTCACAGCAGGTATTCAGGAAATGCACAGACAATTGGTCGCGAGACGCCGTGAAAAGTTCCGGGCCGTCAGGTCACGCAGCGCCGTCGGTGGGGTAGAGGTGCCCCCGGCGGCGCCCCCGGGAGGCGTTGTCGGGCAACACCACATCGGCTGTGACGGGTGCGGCGTCACCTCGGGGCTCCGGCTCGGACGCGCGGCTGTCTCGCCACACCAGCAGCGCCAGGACAGTGCCCGCCAGCACGGGCAGGTGCGACAGCACCCGGTCGAGCGTCACCGCGCCCGCGAGCGCGTCGGTGACGACGTAGCCGGTGAGGATCGCGGTGAACACCGACAGCACTCCGGCCAGGCCGGCGGCTGCCGTCGGCCGCGCCGCCGCGATGATCATCACCACGCCCAGTGCCGCCGACCATGCCGTCGACTCGTTGAGCAGATGGCCGCCCATCATCGCGTGCTGGGTGGCCGCCGATGTCCCGACGTTGACGCCGAATGCCTGGGCTGCGGCCAGGCCGACCTGCATGAGCCCGACGGCGCCCAACGTCGCGCGCAGCATGGTGTCGGTCGATGGCAGCCGACGATGGGCCGCCTGAGACGGCGGGCTGGCCGCAGCGACGGCCGCCACCTGGGACCGGCCGGCCAGTCGGCGCAGCTGCTGGGTCTGCTCGACGGCCCGGGCGTACCACGCCCCGCACTGGTCACAGGTGGTGAGATGCTCGTCGA contains the following coding sequences:
- a CDS encoding zf-HC2 domain-containing protein is translated as MDCDVAREALSARIDGEREPVPAARVDEHLTTCDQCGAWYARAVEQTQQLRRLAGRSQVAAVAAASPPSQAAHRRLPSTDTMLRATLGAVGLMQVGLAAAQAFGVNVGTSAATQHAMMGGHLLNESTAWSAALGVVMIIAAARPTAAAGLAGVLSVFTAILTGYVVTDALAGAVTLDRVLSHLPVLAGTVLALLVWRDSRASEPEPRGDAAPVTADVVLPDNASRGRRRGHLYPTDGAA